CAGGATTAGCTTTAGGGGCGGCGAGCTTCATGGCGGCCGGAACGGCAATATATGAGGCACTAGCTGCCAATATGGCGAATAAAAAACGGTTACCCTCTACGTCAGTCACCGACTGGCTGATAATGGCGACAATACACCCATTAATCAGGGGAATAATAACAGCAAACAGCAGCGAGAACCAACCGTTCTCCAGAAAGGAAGAAAGCTTTCTTCCACTGACGATTCCCATATCGAGCAGAAATACGGCTAAAAAGCCCTTGAAAATATCGGTAGTGAAGGGGGCAATACCTTCGGCCTGCTGGTCGCTGGCCAAGAAACCAATGACCAAGCTACCCAAAATCAGCAATACGCTGCCATTGGTGACTGAATGTCTAACTACTTCGTCAAAGGGCATTTGCTGGCTTTTGTTTTTATCAAAAATGGCGATGAGCAGTACTCCTACAATAATTGAGGGGGCTTCCATAAGTGCCATTACGGCCACCATATGTCCGCCAAACTCAATCTGAAGAATTTCCAGAAAAGACACGGCTGTTACGAAGGTTACAGCACTTACTGAGCCGTAGGCTGCCGCAATGGCCCCCGCATTAGGAACGCTAAGCCGACGGTTTAGAATGAAAAATGTATAAAACGAAACCCCCACGGCCAGCAAAATACCGAACAACAGCGACCACACAATTTCCATATCGAGAGCCGAATGAGCTAGCTCCTGCCCACCCTTAAATCCAATGGAAAACAATAAGTACAGTGAAATAAACTTCGATGAGTTAGGTGGAATTTCCAGATCACTTTTAACCTGCACCGCAAAAATACCCAAGAAGAAAAACAGCAGGGCTGGATTGGTCAGATTATCAAATAGTAGATCGAGGTTCATAATGGATAGTTAGTAGGTTAGCTAGGTAGTGCAAAGATAGTGTGGTAAGTAAGAGAAGGCAAACAAGTAGTAATTTCAAATAGCAGAAAGATAAGCCTTAAGAGATACCGATATTGGCTGAAAACCTGCGTGGTAGTTAGTGAATGCGCTCATTCTTGGCTATTATTATAGCCGCTGCTAACTTGGCAGTTAGTTTTTTAGTCATTGGGCAACCGATAAGCGAAGAGCAATCGTTCTGAGAGGTCGTATACGCAGCATTTTTTCGACCCGCTGTTCGGGCAGGTCATTTTTTGTACCTGGCAGAAAACAGAAAAAGGGAGAAATGTAATTTTTTTAGTCAAATGGCTAATGTGGGTTTTTCTATGAGCGTGGGTGACAGGTTAGTCGTTTGTAAACGTATACTATACGTTTAATAAACGTTTACTTCTACGGATGTATTTTGCTTTTTGACTGCCCAGCATTATTTTAGGCTGTGAGCAAATTACTAAAGAACACTTTACTCAGCGTGCTAACCATGATTTGTGAATGACTAATTGGGGTATATTCTACTTTCGGAATCCGTCTCTACGAACTAAATTCAGCCCCATGATATAAGAAAAATAACGGAGACTAGTTGCCGTTATGCAATTGTTGTATGCCATTTGACAACATTCAAACTTCAAAATTGAACAGCCTAGAAATATACTTTAGTAGCGTTGGATTTAGCGAATCGGAAGTGAAAAGCATCACGCAATGCTTTCAAAAAAGAACTTTTGACAAAGGGGAATTCTTTGTCAGCGAAGGAAGTTACACTTCAGAAATTGGCTATCTAGAATTTGGACAGTTTCAATTTTATTCTACAAATCAACAAGGTGACGAACGAACAAATTATATTTCACTACCAAATACGTTTGTAGCATCTCTACTTAGTTATTTAACTGAGAAACCTGCCAGAGAAAACGTTAAGGCCATAAATCCATCTTGTCTTTGGGTTATAACCAAGAAAGATATTCTTTCCCTACAGGAAGAAATAGCATCTTTTAAAGACTTTTATATTCAGCTTATTGAATATCAGCTATGCTGTATAGATAAGGCAAAATTTGACCTTATTACCCTAACAGCAGAACAGCGGTATAAACAATTGATGCAAGAAGAACCCGAATTTTTACAACAAGTGCCCTTGCAATATATTGCATCAATGCTCGGTATGACCCCAAGACATTTGAGCAGGCTAAGAGCGAAAATTTAAATACACCTACATTTTCGGACATTTGTCCTGTGGGATAAATTCTAGCAGACAGAACTTTACAGCGTAACAAATAAAAATTATGATATGCTAAAGAATGTTTTGTTGGCTGTATTGCTCACCATTGCAAGCAAAGCCTTTGCACAAGAAAAATTTCCAAAACAAACCATAAGTATCAATGGGTTTAGAAACCCTTCCATTGGTTTAGAATACCAGCGAAATCAGGTATCGGTTCACGCTGGCTATTACCCAACCAACTTTGAAAGCGGAGTAACAACTGAATTTCTGAAAGCAGGGTTATCTTATTGGTTCTTTCCGGTTGATGAGAAAGACATTCCTTCTTCCTTTTACGTTGGTGCTTCTTATTTTAGAGGATTGACCAGGGACTATGAAGATAAAAACGCATTAGGCGTTGAAGCTGGTTTCCGATGGTACGCCTGGAAAGGCTTGAACTTTCGAATAGGTATCATTGCTTTAGCTGCTGATGGGCAAGATTTACAAATCAACCCAACCCCAAGTATCAGCTATTCATTTAAGTTTTAGCCCCGAGATGGGAGTCGATAAGTTACGGTTTTTTTTGATTGTCGGTGTAATTGTAGTCTGCTTTTATAGCTGTTCTAACCAGTTTTGTTGATAAGTATTATGGACATTATGGATTGAATTTAGCGAAGTTGAGATTGCAAAGAACGGCATACAACACGGTGTATAATCAATAGCGGTTTAAGTGCAAACGTGATCCGCTTTTCCTTTTAAAAAGTTATATTGTAACCTAAAAAGTAGTCGCTTAAAATCCGCTACTGCTCATGCACGAGACCGTTAGCGGTCATTGAAAATAATAAATTAAAGGGTAAATAATTAATATGAACAACAAGGAAATTTACAAAAATGCCCCGAAGTACTGTGACTACTTTTTCGATTTGATAGAGTCTGATAATTTACTTGCTGAATTTGAAAAAAGTAAAGAGTTGACTCTTGATATTTTAAAACTAGTGCCACCTGATTTGGAAAACTATTCTTACCAAACAGACAAATGGACTATTAAAGAAGTCTTGAGACATATAATTGATATGGAAAGAATATTTGCTTATAGAGCGTTTCGATTTTCACGATTGGACGATACTGACCTATCAGGAGTTGAAGAAAATGATTACATAAATAATGCAAAACAAAATGAAATAAAACTGTCTGAATTACGCAATGAGTATCTAGCAGTCAGAAATTCCACGGTTTGGGTTTATAAAAATCTTAGTACAGAAATGTTAAACTTTAAAGGAACTGCCAATGCTCAAACTTACACAGCCGAGACACTTGGGTTCGCAATGATTGGACATAATGTCCATCATGTGAAGTTTATCGAAAAAACCTATTTGAATAAAAAGTAAAAACGAACCGCCAACAACGCATATAGCTCATGGCGAATGACGACTACCGGAAAGGTTTTCGCTCAGTAGCAAGGTTTGGTTTCGGTAGGTAGGAAAGTGCTTTGAAACCGCCACAAGCCCTACGCAAACGTTACCTCTCATTATAAAAAACCTCTTTTTCTTGTTCAACCGGCAAATTTGTATCTTTGCTAAATGGAAGAGCGAAGAGAGAAATACATCAATCCTTTCACTGACTACGGCTTCAAGCGACTTTTTGGTGAAGAACCGAACAAAGAGCTGCTCCTGGACTTTCTGAACGAACTGCTCAAGCACGAGCAGGGCCAGATTA
This region of Tunicatimonas pelagia genomic DNA includes:
- a CDS encoding sodium-dependent bicarbonate transport family permease, yielding MNLDLLFDNLTNPALLFFFLGIFAVQVKSDLEIPPNSSKFISLYLLFSIGFKGGQELAHSALDMEIVWSLLFGILLAVGVSFYTFFILNRRLSVPNAGAIAAAYGSVSAVTFVTAVSFLEILQIEFGGHMVAVMALMEAPSIIVGVLLIAIFDKNKSQQMPFDEVVRHSVTNGSVLLILGSLVIGFLASDQQAEGIAPFTTDIFKGFLAVFLLDMGIVSGRKLSSFLENGWFSLLFAVIIPLINGCIVAIISQSVTDVEGNRFLFAILAASASYIAVPAAMKLAAPKANPGLYIPMALAITFPLNITLGMPLYMFIIQMT
- a CDS encoding Crp/Fnr family transcriptional regulator, with amino-acid sequence MPFDNIQTSKLNSLEIYFSSVGFSESEVKSITQCFQKRTFDKGEFFVSEGSYTSEIGYLEFGQFQFYSTNQQGDERTNYISLPNTFVASLLSYLTEKPARENVKAINPSCLWVITKKDILSLQEEIASFKDFYIQLIEYQLCCIDKAKFDLITLTAEQRYKQLMQEEPEFLQQVPLQYIASMLGMTPRHLSRLRAKI
- a CDS encoding DinB family protein codes for the protein MNNKEIYKNAPKYCDYFFDLIESDNLLAEFEKSKELTLDILKLVPPDLENYSYQTDKWTIKEVLRHIIDMERIFAYRAFRFSRLDDTDLSGVEENDYINNAKQNEIKLSELRNEYLAVRNSTVWVYKNLSTEMLNFKGTANAQTYTAETLGFAMIGHNVHHVKFIEKTYLNKK